A single window of Pseudomonadota bacterium DNA harbors:
- a CDS encoding HNH endonuclease, whose protein sequence is MTEKPVVARLHLIDASAGRVLRLACGALPTVRPSLTEIRPQANRCGGEEGNVEAVSAHDHVLVLNASYEFLNVATLERAVKLIYKGKAEVVESIDGREIGSTRLRIRMPSIIRMLYYIVRPHKDVPMTKKNVLLRDEHTCQYCGRLGDTIDHVLPRSRGGASSWENCVCACSLCNTRKNSRTPDEANMTLVRKPKRPAYIPWIMVKRDASRVGWARYLFWNLSIDEVMDL, encoded by the coding sequence ATGACTGAAAAGCCTGTTGTGGCGCGGCTGCACTTGATTGACGCAAGCGCTGGCCGTGTGCTACGTTTAGCCTGTGGGGCTCTCCCCACGGTGCGACCTTCCCTCACGGAGATCCGGCCGCAGGCGAACCGATGTGGGGGGGAAGAAGGAAACGTTGAAGCCGTGTCCGCTCACGACCACGTCCTGGTGCTCAATGCCAGCTACGAGTTCCTCAACGTCGCCACGCTCGAGCGTGCCGTCAAACTCATCTACAAGGGCAAGGCCGAGGTCGTCGAGTCCATCGACGGTCGCGAGATCGGCAGCACGCGCCTGCGCATCCGGATGCCATCGATCATCCGCATGCTCTACTACATCGTCCGTCCGCACAAGGACGTCCCGATGACCAAGAAGAACGTGCTGCTGCGCGACGAACACACCTGCCAGTACTGCGGCCGCCTGGGAGATACCATCGACCACGTTCTCCCCCGAAGCCGCGGCGGGGCGAGCTCCTGGGAGAACTGCGTGTGCGCCTGCTCGCTGTGCAATACGCGCAAGAACAGCCGCACGCCGGATGAGGCCAACATGACGCTCGTTCGCAAGCCGAAGCGGCCGGCCTACATCCCGTGGATCATGGTGAAGCGCGATGCCAGTCGCGTGGGATGGGCCCGCTATCTCTTCTGGAACCTCAGCATCGACGAGGTCATGGACCTCTGA